In Bacteroidales bacterium, a single genomic region encodes these proteins:
- a CDS encoding CBS domain-containing protein produces MVARDLISDIVPPLKTSDTGFHALSLMEVFRISHLPIVNNREFLGLISDTDIYDLNMADEPIGNHKLSLFSPYVREDQHIFDVISLVSRLKLTVVPVLDHQNNYLGLVTMNDLLRYFADFSGIANPGAILVLEMNQTDYSLSEIARIVEGNDARILGLFISQPSDSTRMELTIKINRTDASAIIQTFIRYNYNIKASFNEEGELDALYKSRYDEFMRYLNV; encoded by the coding sequence ATGGTAGCACGTGATCTGATTTCGGATATTGTCCCTCCGCTGAAAACCTCCGACACAGGCTTTCATGCCCTGTCGCTGATGGAAGTATTCCGGATATCGCATCTGCCCATCGTAAACAACAGGGAATTCCTCGGGCTGATATCCGATACGGATATTTACGACCTCAATATGGCCGACGAACCGATAGGAAATCATAAATTGTCCCTGTTCAGTCCATACGTCCGTGAAGACCAGCATATTTTTGATGTCATATCACTGGTTTCCAGGCTGAAACTCACCGTGGTCCCGGTGCTCGATCATCAGAACAATTACCTCGGACTGGTTACCATGAATGATTTGCTCCGTTATTTTGCTGATTTTTCAGGCATCGCTAATCCCGGCGCCATCCTGGTGCTTGAGATGAACCAGACAGATTATTCCCTTTCGGAGATTGCCAGAATTGTTGAAGGGAATGATGCAAGAATTCTGGGATTGTTCATTTCCCAGCCTTCTGACTCCACCCGGATGGAACTTACAATTAAAATTAACCGGACGGATGCATCGGCTATTATTCAGACCTTCATCCGGTATAACTACAACATCAAAGCTTCGTTTAATGAAGAAGGGGAATTGGATGCCCTCTATAAAAGCCGGTACGATGAATTTATGCGTTATCTGAACGTTTAA